One segment of Eulemur rufifrons isolate Redbay chromosome 4, OSU_ERuf_1, whole genome shotgun sequence DNA contains the following:
- the LOC138382499 gene encoding large ribosomal subunit protein uL15-like: MPSRLRKTRKLRGHVSHGHGRISKHRKHPGGRGNAGGIHHHRINFDKYHPGYFGKVGMRHYHLKRNQSFCPTFNLDKLWTLVSEQTWVNAAKNKTGAAPIIDVVRSGYYKVLGKGKLPKQPVIVKANFFSRRAEEKIKGVGGACVLVA, translated from the coding sequence ATGCCATCCAGACTGAGGAAGACCCGGAAGCTTCGAGGCCATGTAAGCCACGGCCACGGCCGCATAAGCAAGCACCGGAAGCACCCAGGAGGCCGGGGTAATGCTGGTGGCATACATCACCACAGGATCAACTTTGACAAATATCACCCAGGTTACTTTGGGAAAGTTGGTATGAGGCATTACCACTTAAAGAGGAACCAGAGTTTTTGCCCAACTTTCAACCTTGATAAATTGTGGACATTGGTCAGTGAGCAGACATGGGTAAATGCTGCCAAAAACAAGACTGGAGCTGCTCCCATTATTGATGTGGTGCGATCGGGCTATTACAAAGTTCTGGGGAAGGGAAAGCTCCCAAAGCAGCCGGTCATTGTGAAGGCCAATTTTTTCAGCAGAAGAGCTGAAGAGAAGATTAAGGGTGTTGGGGGAGCTTGTGTCTTGGTGGCTTGA